The nucleotide window TgggaaaaatagatttttttttaggggaggggagggggaattAGGAACAAGAAGATGGTTAAAATATGGAATTTATcgaatttgatttttggtctattAAAGAAAGAACGAGGAAGGGAGGGTTGGAGGTTTGGGTCTTATAAGATCTCAAAAAATCTGGGAGGTGGTATAATTTTTGTTCTAatgttttttctgtttcatttgtTATTTTTGGGTACAGGGAATGGATCTGGAAGCTTGGTTTTAAGCATCGAAAGTAGCATTTTCTCCCATTCCTATATTGTGAagcttttgaaaatttgaacttCGTAAATGGATTGAAGCAGCATCCTCATATGCAATGTCAAAAGCGGTAGCTTGTGGGCTGTTGATTTCTTGTCTCCTCCTCTCTGTTTCCGCCATTGACAATGGATACCCCCGCTGTAACTGCGAAGAAGAAGGCTTCTTGAGCGTGGAGAACATCCTAGATTGGCAGAGAGTGAGTGATTTCCTGATCGCTCTGGCTTACTTTTCGATCCCCATTGAGCTCCTTTACTTCGTTAGCTGCTCCAACTTCCCCTTCAAATGGGTCCTTTTTCAGTTCATAGCTTTCATTGTCCTCTGCGGGCTGACCCATTTGCTCAATGGCTGGACTTACGCTCCACACCCATTCCAGCTGATGCTGGCCCTTACCATCGCCAAATTCCTCACTGCTCTGGTCTCCTGTGCCACTGCCATAACCCTTATAACCCTTATACCTCTGCTACTCAAAGTGAAGGTTAGAGAGCttttcttgaagaagaaagCTTGGGAGCTGGATAGAGAGGTGggaatgatgaagaagcagaaggaAGCCAGTTGGCATGTCCGGATGCTGACCCATGAGATTAGGAAGTCACTTGATAGGCATACGATATTGTACACCACTCTGGTTGAGCTTTCCAAGACTTTGGACTTGCAGAACTGTGCAGTATGGATGCCCGATGAGAATAAAACTGAAATGCACCTCACTCATCAGTTAGAGGGATCTTCCAATTCCTATCATAACGCTATTCCAATCAGTGATCCAGATGTCCAGAAGGTCAAGGAGAGTAAGGGAGTGCAGATCCTTGGGGCTGATTCGGCCCTTGGGATCGGAAGCAGTGGTGGGTCTGGTGAGCCGGGGGTGGTTGCGGCAATACGAATGCCAATGCTGAAGGTGTCAAACTTCAACTTCAAAGGGGGCACGCCGGAGCTTATTCAACAATGTTATGCAATGCTGGTTTTGGTTCTTCCAAACACACCAGCTAGAGTTTGGAGTTACCATGAGCTGGAGATTGTTGAGGTGGTTGCTGATCAGGTAGCCGTTGCACTATCCCATGCCGCAATTTTAGAAGAATCACAACTCATGACGGAGAAATTGGAGGAGCGGAATAGGGCATTGCAACTGGCTAGGAAGAATGCGATGATGGCAAGCCAAGCGAGGAACTCATTCCAGAAGGTGATGAGCCATGGCATGAGGAGGCCAATGCACTCAATC belongs to Macadamia integrifolia cultivar HAES 741 unplaced genomic scaffold, SCU_Mint_v3 scaffold1647, whole genome shotgun sequence and includes:
- the LOC122064433 gene encoding protein EIN4-like produces the protein MSKAVACGLLISCLLLSVSAIDNGYPRCNCEEEGFLSVENILDWQRVSDFLIALAYFSIPIELLYFVSCSNFPFKWVLFQFIAFIVLCGLTHLLNGWTYAPHPFQLMLALTIAKFLTALVSCATAITLITLIPLLLKVKVRELFLKKKAWELDREVGMMKKQKEASWHVRMLTHEIRKSLDRHTILYTTLVELSKTLDLQNCAVWMPDENKTEMHLTHQLEGSSNSYHNAIPISDPDVQKVKESKGVQILGADSALGIGSSGGSGEPGVVAAIRMPMLKVSNFNFKGGTPELIQQCYAMLVLVLPNTPARVWSYHELEIVEVVADQVAVALSHAAILEESQLMTEKLEERNRALQLARKNAMMASQARNSFQKVMSHGMRRPMHSILGLLSMMQLENMRSEQQIIVEAMTKTSSVLSTLINDVMEISNSDKGRFPLEMRPFQLHSLVKEAACLAKCHCVCKGLDFSIEVDNSVPNWVLGDERRIFQVILHMFGNLLDGCYGGESITFRVLSEIGNEGSNEKQWAMRRPNSSDEYASIKFDIGIDNNCTQSEGSVLMTQLAREGIEGGLSFTMCKKLVQMMQGNIWVLPNTQGLAQSMTLILKFHRQPPVGRGVFHPQGSSEHIFSEFKGLQIVLVDDDDINRAVTRKLLEKLGCCVSAVSSGFECLSALGPSGTRIQIVILELHMPEMDGFEVATRIRKFRSWSWPLIVALTASADLNLWERCLQVGMNGVIRKPVLLQGIAEELRRVLQLAAKGV